The following coding sequences are from one Dreissena polymorpha isolate Duluth1 chromosome 8, UMN_Dpol_1.0, whole genome shotgun sequence window:
- the LOC127842077 gene encoding heavy metal-binding protein HIP-like, translating into MMFINAWVTPNRRLFDGVGETSSVLESRFVAEVDIPDLVLRLDANEAKLTTLTKDFNDLKAKYNHPPVAFKAHLTSSSNPGLNQRIIFDDVQLNLGNAYFQHFGGFLAPLNGTYLFSVSVCSHGGHFILLDLMKNTNRIGGILAGDSLYDDCSSETTVTQLNAGDQVYVQHHESSGDLIFAHQNIINSFTGVLLQIS; encoded by the exons ATGATGTTTATTAACGCGTGGGTTACACCAAATCGACGGTTGTTCGACGGAGTTGGAGAAA CTTCGTCTGTCTTAGAATCCCGATTTGTGGCGGAAGTGGACATTCCTGATCTTGTTCTCAGATTGGACGCAAACGAGGCAAAACTGACCACTTTGACGAAGGATTTCAATGATTTGAAAGCAAAATACA ATCACCCGCCAGTGGCATTCAAGGCACACCTGACTTCAAGCAGCAATCCCGGTCTCAATCAGCGTATTATCTTTGACGATGTACAACTGAACCTTGGTAATGCCTACTTTCAACATTTTGGTGGATTTCTTGCACCGTTGAACGGCACATACCTGTTTTCCGTCTCCGTGTGCTCACATGGTGGCCATTTCATTCTTCTTGACTTGATGAAGAATACCAACAGGATTGGTGGAATACTTGCGGGGGACAGTCTATATGACGATTGCTCCTCGGAGACTACCGTCACTCAACTGAACGCTGGGGACCAAGTGTACGTTCAACATCATGAGTCAAGTGGCGATCTGATCTTTGCacatcaaaatattattaatagttTTACTGGCGTTCTGTTGCAGATATCATAA
- the LOC127842263 gene encoding uncharacterized protein LOC127842263 — translation MLRFIGIFLYITYIANTSVSSDTNCSLNLTYRGFEIPDGGSALARKGRLTLIYCQSNCTGIKPSVEFYKNDTLISSIASSNRVYYTQTMQGQKAALHVQHMTEADEGLYSCKGRTVEGHQNIKRHFSLLFACPIDYKMCDKTRCLENSKVCNGVRDCLDETDELDCDTKALLPEACGVDMFPCDGAQCHSKTKLCDSFPDCSDGYDESATVCPCEFRYAGGTCIRGARVCDGVPDCGDAADEMGCTPNIHDLMQRLDALTQRVTDNEVKISKLSHDPVAFKAHLGVSIISAPNERVIYDEVQLNLGNAYHKHLGAFLAPVNGTYLFSVSSCSPKSHYSVLDLVNNQIPIGKVLSGSPNFNDCSSQTTITELKQGDEVYVLINEVSGVDSVYPNALNSFSGALLQML, via the exons ATGTTGCGTTTTATAGGGATATTTCTGTATATAACTTATATTG CAAATACTTCCGTGTCATCAGACACGAATTGCTCGTTGAATTTGACCTATAGAGGCTTTGAAATACCCGATGGCGGCTCTGCTCTGGCAAGAAAAGGTCGCCTTACCTTG ATCTACTGCCAGTCAAATTGTACTGGAATAAAACCGTCAGTAGAGTTCTACAAGAACGACACCCTTATTTCATCCATAGCTTCCTCCAACAG AGTTTACTACACTCAAACGATGCAAGGCCAGAAAGCCGCATTGCACGTGCAACATATGACAGAAGCGGACGAAGGGCTTTACTCGTGCAAAGGACGGACAGTGGAAGGACATCAAAACATAAAACGTCACTTCTCTTTACTATTCG CATGTCCCATCGATTACAAAATGTGCGACAAAACAAGATGTTTGGAAAATTCCAAGGTTTGTAACGGTGTGCGTGATTGCCTGGACGAAACAGACGAGCTGGATTGTG ATACGAAGGCTCTCTTGCCTGAAGCTTGCGGGGTAGACATGTTTCCATGTGACGGTGCCCAATGTCACTCAAAGACGAAGTTGTGCGACTCCTTTCCTGACTGTAGTGATGGTTACGACGAGTCAGCAACAGTATGTC CATGCGAGTTCCGGTACGCTGGTGGCACGTGTATTAGGGGTGCACGGGTCTGTGATGGTGTACCAGACTGTGGCGATGCTGCAGACGAGATGGGATGTA CACCGAACATCCACGATCTTATGCAAAGACTTGATGCCTTGACACAGAGGGTCACTGACAATGAAGTCAAAATCAGCAAACTTA GTCATGATCCTGTGGCATTCAAAGCTCACCTGGGAGTCTCCATCATCTCTGCTCCTAACGAACGCGTTATTTACGACGAAGTGCAGCTGAACCTTGGTAATGCCTACCACAAACACCTGGGAGCTTTCCTAGCACCTGTCAACGGCACGTATTTATTTTCTGTATCCAGCTGCTCACCCAAGAGTCATTATAGTGTACTTGACCTCGTGAATAATCAGATCCCAATAGGAAAAGTACTGAGCGGATCGCCCAACTTCAACGACTGCTCTTCTCAGACTACAATCACCGAGCTAAAGCAAGGGGACGAAGTGTATGTTCTCATCAATGAAGTCAGTGGTGTCGACAGTGTTTATCCAAATGCACTCAATAGTTTCAGTGGTGCTCTTTTGCAAATGTTGTAG